The Micromonospora sp. NBC_01740 genome includes a window with the following:
- the murJ gene encoding murein biosynthesis integral membrane protein MurJ — protein MTTPAPLAGAGRVAGAAALIAVLTVLSRLAGFGRTAVFTWTLAPTDLGGTYVVANAVPNLIFEIVAGGALASLVVPLLAGPVVAGDRAAVARITGALLTWTVSLLVPLAVLVALLAGPAVALLGEGLTAAQQASGERMLRMFAPQLPLYGVGIVLTGVLQAHRRFAWPVLAPLLSSLTVIVVYLGFTAVEGPLATVADVSVGGELLLSVGTTLGVVVLSLSLLVPVRRLRLRARPGFGFPADARARVRGLVVAGAVTVTAQQVALMVSLNQVTYGDRGNPGVYNLAQTVYLLPWAVLAVPLAVAAYPTLAAARAAGDENGYRSTLAPAVRGVLLFSSLGAAALIGTAVPVSHVFFAPPVAGTAATAIAGFAPGLLGYGLYALLSRALYARGETRAATVAIAVGFLAVPATALILGALLPLRDRVLAVALANSAGMVLLGGLLLVAVWRSAGRPALAGAGRAGAAGLLAGALAALAGTALARWLDAAAGGTPTTPGALVQGMLSGALVGVVFLAVVWLVDRRDVTPLLAGVLRRLGRAGRRGPAAPADGTGEGDIPPERGGGKETVSR, from the coding sequence CCGGAGCGGCCGCGCTCATCGCCGTACTCACCGTCCTCAGCCGGCTCGCCGGCTTCGGCCGTACCGCCGTCTTCACCTGGACGTTGGCGCCGACCGACCTCGGCGGCACCTACGTGGTCGCGAACGCGGTGCCGAACCTGATCTTCGAGATCGTCGCCGGCGGCGCGCTGGCGAGCCTGGTCGTGCCGCTGCTGGCCGGTCCCGTCGTGGCGGGCGACAGGGCGGCGGTGGCCCGGATCACCGGCGCGCTGCTCACCTGGACGGTGAGCCTGCTCGTGCCCCTCGCCGTGCTGGTGGCGCTGCTCGCCGGCCCGGCGGTCGCGCTGCTGGGCGAGGGGCTGACCGCCGCCCAGCAGGCCAGCGGCGAGCGGATGCTGCGGATGTTCGCCCCGCAACTGCCGCTGTACGGGGTGGGCATCGTCCTCACCGGGGTGCTCCAGGCGCACCGGCGGTTCGCCTGGCCGGTCCTCGCGCCGTTGCTGTCCAGCCTCACCGTCATCGTGGTCTACCTGGGCTTCACCGCGGTCGAGGGGCCGCTGGCCACGGTCGCGGACGTGAGCGTCGGCGGGGAACTGCTGCTCTCCGTCGGCACCACGCTGGGCGTTGTCGTGCTCTCCCTGTCGTTGCTGGTGCCGGTCCGTCGGCTGCGGCTGCGGGCGCGACCGGGCTTCGGGTTTCCGGCCGACGCCCGCGCCCGGGTGCGCGGGCTGGTGGTGGCCGGTGCGGTGACGGTCACCGCCCAGCAGGTCGCCCTGATGGTGAGCCTCAACCAGGTCACCTACGGTGACCGGGGCAACCCGGGTGTCTACAACCTCGCGCAGACCGTGTACCTGTTGCCCTGGGCGGTGCTGGCGGTGCCGCTGGCGGTCGCCGCGTACCCGACGCTGGCCGCCGCCCGCGCCGCCGGTGACGAGAACGGCTACCGATCCACCCTGGCACCGGCCGTCCGGGGCGTGCTGCTGTTCAGTTCCCTCGGCGCCGCCGCGCTGATCGGGACCGCGGTCCCCGTCAGCCACGTCTTCTTCGCGCCGCCCGTGGCCGGCACGGCCGCCACGGCGATCGCCGGGTTCGCGCCGGGCCTGCTTGGATACGGGCTGTACGCGCTGCTGAGCCGGGCCCTCTACGCCCGGGGCGAGACCCGGGCGGCCACCGTCGCCATCGCCGTGGGGTTCCTCGCGGTGCCCGCCACCGCGTTGATCCTGGGCGCGCTGCTGCCGCTGCGGGACCGGGTGCTCGCGGTCGCCCTGGCCAACTCGGCCGGGATGGTGCTGCTCGGCGGGCTGCTGCTCGTCGCGGTGTGGCGCTCGGCCGGGCGTCCCGCGCTCGCCGGAGCGGGCCGGGCCGGCGCCGCCGGACTGCTCGCCGGTGCCTTGGCCGCGCTCGCCGGAACGGCCCTCGCCCGCTGGCTCGACGCGGCCGCCGGCGGCACCCCGACGACACCGGGTGCACTCGTGCAGGGCATGCTGTCCGGAGCCCTGGTCGGCGTCGTGTTCCTCGCCGTCGTCTGGCTGGTCGACCGGCGGGACGTGACGCCGCTGCTCGCCGGGGTGCTCCGGCGGCTGGGCAGGGCGGGCCGGCGTGGGCCGGCGGCCCCCGCCGATGGGACGGGCGAGGGCGACATCCCCCCGGAACGGGGTGGCGGGAAGGAGACGGTGTCCCGGTGA